The genomic segment CTGGAAATAAGTGAGCGAGTCCTGCAGGCGTGATAGGCCAATCAGACTTTCGTTGTTCACGTCCTGGTCCAGGTTGCGCTTAGCCTTGTCAATCAGTGAGTTAATCTGCTTTAATCGTTTCAGATACCACACGGCACTCGATAGGAATAGACGGAAAATCATATCAACATGGTCTGTGAATCCCAAACCGCGTTTCTGCTGGTAACTCACGAAGTCGATCATCATGTTTGTCTCATAGTAACAAACGGTGATGGTGACGTCGCGCTTGTGGATGATACCCAAGGGTACGGTGGTGTAGGGCGTTCGTGAGCGTACCTCCTTGACATAGGGGATACGCAGGATGATAAGCATCCAGCCATCGTCGTATTCATAACGGGCTCTCTCATCCGTATCGCTGATGTCACTGATAAAATAATCGGGTATGCCAAACTGTTTTTCCAGTTCGCGCTGATCGTCTTCTGTTGGGCACGTCACTTGTATCCAACAATTGGGCTGCCACTCTGTGAGTTGGCTTAGCCCCTCTTGGGTATTCCAGTAGGTCTTCATTGTACTAATCCGTTTTTTGTTATCGCTGGTACGTTTGTACAAGGATAATTAAAAAAAATGACTTAGCGGCAAAGGGATTAGTAGCTTTGCTCACTATCCCCCGCCATTACGAATTGTAATTGTCCGCCGGGTAATCGTCCATAATTTTGTTTGTATTTTGGTTTGACGGGTGCAAAGGTAAGAAAAAAATGCAGATTCGCCAAGCAAATCTGCATTTTTTGAATGATTTATTTCTCAGGTACGTCCTCGAGGGTTTTCTTGAGCAGAGTCCAGAAAGGCTCCACCGTTTTGATGAGTGCACGCTCGGTGGTGGTGTGAGGACTCTTCATTGTGGGACCAAGGCTGACAACATCCAGCCAGGGATATTTGCCCAGAATCACAGAACACTCCAGACCGGCATGGTCTACCTGAATGATGCCGTCTTCGCCGAAGAGCTCCTTGTATTCCTTGAGTAACAGATGCAGAATTTCTGAATCGGGGTTGGGATCCCATCCGCCGTATGAGCCTGCAGTCTCGACCTTCATACCGGCCATAGAGAAACAGCTTTCCAGCGTCTTGACAATGTAGTCTTTCATGTCCTCGCGACTTGAACGTGCCAGAATCTTGATGGCAGCTTTGCCACCCTCAATGTCGATAATAGCGAGGTTTGAAGAAGTCTCAACCACGTTAGGATAGGCGGGGATATAGCGGATAACGCCATCGTGGCAGGCATAGATAGCATCCACGATGTTGTCCTGAATCTCTACAGGAATCTCTGTCTTCGGTGTCTCCACTTCCTCGACAATCACTTCGATGCCCTGAGGCTCGATGAGTTTGAATTCATCGTTGAAGGTCTCTTTCCAATCCTCTGCCAGTTCCTTCAGAGCGGCAATGTTCTCTTTCGGCAGAGTGAGGATGGTTTCAGCCTTGAAGGGAATGGCATTGCGCATGTTGCCACCGTGCCATACGGCCAAACGTGCATCCAACTCTTCGATGGCCTCGCGAACCATCTGCACCATCAACTTATTGGCGTTGCCACGACCCTCGTGGATTTCCAATCCAGAGTGTCCGCCACGCAGGTTCTTTACAGTCAGACGTACGGCTGCATCCTCAGGGTCGGTATCCACCTCTTTATAGTCGAGTGTAGCGGTAACGTCAATACCACCGGCGCTACCAATGACGAACTTACCCCAGTGCTCAGAGTCGAGGTTCATCAGAATATCTCCCTGTAATTCTCCTTCAGGCAGTTCGTTGGCACCAAACATGCCTGTCTCTTCGTCGCGGGTGATAAGAGCATCGATGGGACCGTGCTTCAGGGTCTTGTCCTCCATGATAGCCATGATGGCCGCAACGCCCAAACCATTGTCGGCACCCAGTGTGGTGCCTGTGGCTTTTACCCATTCTCCATCAATCCAGGGCTGTATAGGATCGGTTTCGAAGTTATGTGTTGATTCGGGTGTCTTCTGAGGTACCATGTCCATGTGAGCCTGAAGAATCACGCCCTTTTTATTCTCATAGCCAGGTGTGGCTGCCTTGCGGAAATGGATGTTTCCTGCAGGGTCCTTTACTGCGTATACGCCACACTTCTTGCCAAAGTCAAGCAAGAATTGCTGAATTTTCTCTAAATGTCCGCTAGGACGGGGAACTTGGGTCAGTGCATAGAAATTCTTCCAAATGCACTGTGGTTTCAGATTCTGAATGTCGTTCATCTTTTATTTAGTTTAAGAGGTTTTCTTTGGTCTGCAAAGTTATATATTTTTGCAAGTTCATGCAAGTTTTTTCACTAATTTTTCTTTCCCTTCGCTTGGTTTGGTGAAGTTCAATGCTATCCAGGCCCATATTCCCAATAGGACAACAAGCATGGTCTGTACGGTGTGTACAATCAGAACGAAGATGAGCGCCTGATGGTCGGCAACACCATAGAGAATGAGCATGGTCTTGATGGCAAAGTGCCATGGGCCGGCACCATTGGGCGTTGGCACTATGACGGCGAAGTTGGCTACAACAAACGAAATGAGCGCACAACCAAGACCAAGGTTTTCAGTGAAATCAAAGCAAAAGAATGTTAGATAGTAATGCAGGAAATACATGACCCATATTCCTACCGAGAAGAACAGGTATAATGGTAGGTTTTTCACATCTTTCAAGGAAAATACGCCTTCCCATATGCCGTGCAGCGTTGTCCTTACCTTATTATATATAGAGAGGTTTTTCAGTAATAGATGCAATAACAGTAATACGGCAATGCCACAGATGCCAGTTACAATCCATCCTGTTAATGAGAATCTGCTAAGAATGTGTTCAAACGATGTTCCCGTTTGCTTGAAGAATATGCCAAAGGTGCTCATTCCGAAAAGCAGGATAACACCGGAGTAGAGCATGACGATAAGGGTGTCAACAGCTCTTTCGGTTACAACAGTGCCCAAGGCTTTAGAAAAGGATATGCCCTCCCAGCGTTTTAACACACCGCACCGTGTGAACTCACCCATGCGAGGTATAATTAGTGATACGGCATAGCTTAGGAATATGGCGTTGACAGCCACTTTGCCACGCGTCTTCTCGCCCATGGGCTCCAATGTCTGTTGCCAGCGCCAGCCGCGAAAGGCTTGTGCTAGAATGCCAAACGGAAACGATAACAGCATCCATGTCCAGTTCATTTCGTGTAGCATCACATGCTTGATGCTCTGCCAATCCTCTCCTCTGTACATCCAATAGAGAATAGCGCCACCCAAGATGAGTGGCATTAGAACCTTAGCTATGGTCTGCAGTATCTTCATTGCATGCGCAAAGGTACAAATAAGTGTGTAAAATGCAAAAGAAAAACTGTTTTTTCTTTTCATTTTCGAACGAATGCACCTTCGAAGTTCTGTTCAAAGGCGCAATAATGAAACTGTTACTAAAAAACTTATTGATTAAGATTGTTTTGGTATTCTCTTGGCCCCATACCTTTGAATTGTCTGAAATTCCTATAAAATGAAGAGGCACTTGAGAAGCCTGCTTGTTCGGCTACCTCGGTCAACGATTTGCCTGGATGCTGGTTTATCAGCATCGTGGCATACTCAATGCGCATACGGTTGACATATTCTGTAAACGAGACGCCCATTTCGTGGTTTATAGCTATATACACGTAGTTACGGTTAGTGCCCAGGCGTTGTACCAGATCTACGATTTTTAAGTTCGGATGGCGGTATAGTTGTTCCTTTTCCATCAGTTGCTCTATTCTCTCACGTAGTTCGACCGTTGTAGGTAGTTCGTCTGTCTCTTCGCCTGCTCTGCTCTCGTCCTTCTCGACGTCCTCAATACAGAATGTCTGATGATGGCCAATCATGCCGACGGCAAATAATATGAATGAGAATATAGTTGATGGGATAATCAATAACCAGATAGAATTTGCAAAGTGGTGACGTCCAATGAGCATGAAGGCGATAGAGAAAATAGATGATACTATAAAAACAATTAATAGGTAGTGTATGTTTTTAAGGGTTTTTCCTTCAAGGTCGGCATACGTATTGCTAAGCAGTTTCTCGTATTGCTTCATATGTCGGCTACCCATTACGAAGACGGGTATGAGAAGCAGGATAAATGTGCCTTTACATAAGTCGTGCACTACGGCTTGTTGCATAGGAAGTCCTGTAAGTCCTTCATGGGTTCCCTCATACAGATATTTTTCAAAGAATAGGTTTCTTTCTTCTTCTGTCATAAGGTGGTTAAGAGTTCCTGTAGCCAACCCTAGTAGGATAGCTGGTATCAGTAGCGTCCACTGTGTGCTGTGATGATTACTGCGCGCTGAAAGCGAGCGAATATAAAAGTAGAATAGGGGATACACAGATAGGTTTGCTACACTGTATAGTGTATTGGTTATGGGCATAATATGTATGTTGTGGAAGAAGAAAACACTATGACCAAGATACAAAACTGTGGCTGTTAGCATAAACGCCAACAGGTGAGCCTTAGGTTTGTTTTTGCCGTCGACTAGTAGTTCTATTGCCAGTACCATGCTCCAGAAAAAACAGATGAACATGGGCATCAACGTAAAGATCATTGTAATCATCGGTGCAAATATAGTTAATATGTACGATATATTTGTACATTTTTCGGTAAAAATGTGAATTTGATTGCACTTTTTGTGAATATGAATGGTTTATTTGAGAATTTGAAAGTGTAATTCTGTGAATATGCAATCTGACTTAGATGGGATTTTCATATCTTTGCAAAAACTAATACAATGTAAATCTATTTAATATAATCTTTTGGTCCTTACTAATTAACTATTAATGCACAGGTCTGGCGGTTCAAGAGTGATTCGCCAGACTTTTTTCAGTGAAGGTGTTCCTTCTCTTTGGCTGATATCATGTTCTAACTTCCTTTTTCTGCAGATTTTTTTGTTATATTAATAATAATGTGTAACTTTGCAATATGAAGCAAGTAAGACCCAAAAAGAATCTTGGTCAGCACTTCCTGACCGACCTCTCAATAGCCAAGCGCATTGCCGATACGGTTGACGCCTGTCCAGACATTCCTGTATTGGAGGTGGGACCTGGTATGGGTGTGATGACACAGTACTTGGTAACAAAACCTCGTTCCTTTAAGGTGGTGGAAATCGATCGCGAGTCGGTGGCCTATCTGAAGAATACCTTGTTCAAGGAGCAAGGGGTAGAGAGTGAGGAGCAAGAGAAACCCATCATTGAGGGAGACTTCTTGCGAATGGACCTGCGCGAAGTGTTTGGAGGACAGCAGTTTGTGCTTACGGGTAATTATCCCTACGATATTTCGTCGCAGATTTTCTTTAAGATGCTTGACAATCGCGATCTCATTCCATGCTGCACGGGCATGATTCAGCATGAGGTAGCTGTGCGTATGGCTTCGCAACCAGGCAATAAGCAGTATGGCATCCTTTCAGTATTGATTCAGGCATGGTACGATGTCGAGTATCTTTTCACCGTTGAGCCCGGTGTGTTTAATCCACCTCCCAAGGTTCAGAGTGCTGTTATTCGTATGACTCGCAACAAAGTTCAGAAACTGGGTTGCGATGAGGAGTTGTTTAAACGCGTGGTGAAGACAGCGTTTAACCAGCGCAGAAAGATGTTGAGAGTATCTTTGAGGCAGATTTTGCAGTCTGAGGCTATCCAGATGATAGCTGATTCTATGTTCTCAACGTTACGCCCCGAACAGCTTAGTATTCAGCAGTTCGTCGAATTGACTAATTTGGTCGAAAAAGCGTTGTGTGCGAACACAATCGCTTGATTTTAATCAATAATAGAGGCTTTTTTCATCAAAATGCGACGAAAGTTGATACAACGTATCGATTTTCGTCGTACCTTTGCATCGTCAAAAGAAACAAAGAGATCTTCAATAGAGTTAGTTTAAAGGTAAAAGATTAAGCCTTGTGAAAGGTGAGAGAGAAAGTATAGAAAGAGTTAGTAAATGTTCAATAGGTTAGTTAGTATTTTTTTAGGTTAGATTGTTTAAGGACAAGTAGGTATTAGTAAGGTAAAACAAAAGATTTGTTGTAAGGGTAACAAAAGTAGAAAAGGTTTTTAGTTATTAATATCGTAAGAAATGCAGGTCAAGGTAAGAGAACCAAGACCTGCTTTTTTTGTTTCCCGTAAGGAAGGAATCTTGAGTCCTTAGGAGTGTTTGGTCCCTAAGGACTTTATTTTTTGACGACCGTTGCATGTAGAATGCGTACATCATCAACAGGACGGTCATAAGTGTCGGTAAAGGATTTTAGAATGCGTTCAACGACATCAAGTCCCTCGGTCACTTCACCAAAAACGGTGTATTGGCCATCAAGATGGGGTGAACCTCCAACCTTTCTGTAGGTCCAAAACATTTCGGGGGTGATGTCGGCCTTGCCATCGGTAGCTTCTCGTACGCGTTTTTGAATAACCTCAAGGTCTTTTGTGGCATATGTCTTTCCCCAGACGATATAAAACTGACAGCCACTGGAGCGACGCTCAGGATTCACCTTGTCGCCTTCACGGGCCATGGCCAAGGCACCACGTCGATGATAATGTGTTGGAGTGCGGAACTCAGCCGGAAGGGTGTAGTCCAATTCGCCTGTTCCTAGTACAGTACCAGGCTCGGCATTCTTACTTGTTGGGTCGCCCCCCTGAATCATAAAGCTTTTGATAACGCGGTGAAACAGAAGCGAGTCGTAGAACTGCTCGTTGACCAGCTTTAGGAAGTTGTCGCGGTGGATGGGCGTGTCGTCATATAGCATCACGCGGATGTTGCCTTCTGTAGTTTCCAGAAGAACTTCGTTGGTTTGCGCTTTGCTCAGTGCCGTAAAGGTCAGCATGAGCATAAGAATGATGGTTTTCTTCATGATTGCTTAGAATTTGTTATAAGTTTCTGATTCCATTTACCAAAGAATAGGCGTCCCAGGAAGATGAGACCGCGGAAGGTGAGTTCTGTGGCCATAGCCATCCATACGCCCTTGAGTCCGTAGTCACGTGCCAGATACCATGCTAGCGTTAGTCGCACGCCCCACATGGACAGTAGACTCATGATGGCAGGTTTTAGGGTGTCACCTGCACCAACAAATATGCCGTTGCACACAATCGCTGCCGCAAATAATGGCTCGGCCCACGCCTCAATACGCAGCACCTGTGTACCTTCGGCAATAACCTCATCGATAGGCGACATGATGGTCATCAACTCGGGAGCGAATATCCACATGGTGATGCCCATCAAAGTCATGACAATGATACCCATCAGAACTGAAAGATGTGCAAACGAGCGGGTGAGTACACGTTGGCCGGCTCCAATTCCCTGACCCACCAGTGTGGTGGCAGCCTCTGCAATACCAAAGCCTGGCATATAACAAAGACTCTCTACTGTGATTGCCAGCGAATGGGCTGCAATAGCAACCGTTCCCAAGGGTGCCACGATATAGGTACTCACAATATATGCACTACCCATCAACATGTGTTGTAATCCCATGGGAGCACCAATTTTGAAGGCCGTACCAATCGTGTCGCTTTTAGGACGGAAAGAGCCTGGAAATCCTTTTAAGCGCAACATATTAGAGCGTATTAGGAGGAAATATAACATAAGGCCTGCCGTTATAAGTTCTGCCAGGCCAGTTCCCATCGCAGCTCCCATGACACCAAGGTCTAATATATATATAAAGATGTAGTTAAAGACAACATCCATCACACACATACCAATATTCAGCATTGAGGGAATTTTCATGTTTCCCGAACATTTCAGCATTGATCCGGCGAGTCCCTCCATCTGAAAGAAAATGCCGCAGAGACCGATGATGGCGAAATAAAGCGAGGCATCGTGGGCTATTTCCGCATTGCCCCCTAGCCAATAGGGGAGGAATGGGCTGATGCCAAGACAAATTGCGCTGATGATGATACTGAAGATAAAGCAGCATACCAATCCCTGCCTTAGCACACGGCGTGCACTCTGGAAATCGTTGGCACCAATGAAGTGTGCCACCTGAACAGAGAAACCCATATTGGCTGCCGAGGCCAATCCACCCATGAGCCAGCCAGTGCTTTCCACAATGCCGATGGAGGCCGAAGCCTTGGCGCCGAGGTGGCCAACCATTGAGGCGTCGATAAAAAACATCACCGTAGCCGATATCTGGGCGAGGATAGAGGGGATGGACAATT from the Prevotella sp. E15-22 genome contains:
- a CDS encoding lysylphosphatidylglycerol synthase transmembrane domain-containing protein; this translates as MKILQTIAKVLMPLILGGAILYWMYRGEDWQSIKHVMLHEMNWTWMLLSFPFGILAQAFRGWRWQQTLEPMGEKTRGKVAVNAIFLSYAVSLIIPRMGEFTRCGVLKRWEGISFSKALGTVVTERAVDTLIVMLYSGVILLFGMSTFGIFFKQTGTSFEHILSRFSLTGWIVTGICGIAVLLLLHLLLKNLSIYNKVRTTLHGIWEGVFSLKDVKNLPLYLFFSVGIWVMYFLHYYLTFFCFDFTENLGLGCALISFVVANFAVIVPTPNGAGPWHFAIKTMLILYGVADHQALIFVLIVHTVQTMLVVLLGIWAWIALNFTKPSEGKEKLVKKLA
- a CDS encoding peptidylprolyl isomerase → MKKTIILMLMLTFTALSKAQTNEVLLETTEGNIRVMLYDDTPIHRDNFLKLVNEQFYDSLLFHRVIKSFMIQGGDPTSKNAEPGTVLGTGELDYTLPAEFRTPTHYHRRGALAMAREGDKVNPERRSSGCQFYIVWGKTYATKDLEVIQKRVREATDGKADITPEMFWTYRKVGGSPHLDGQYTVFGEVTEGLDVVERILKSFTDTYDRPVDDVRILHATVVKK
- a CDS encoding MATE family efflux transporter, which produces MSKSQDLLSYIREGRTMTQREKLRLIVQLSIPSILAQISATVMFFIDASMVGHLGAKASASIGIVESTGWLMGGLASAANMGFSVQVAHFIGANDFQSARRVLRQGLVCCFIFSIIISAICLGISPFLPYWLGGNAEIAHDASLYFAIIGLCGIFFQMEGLAGSMLKCSGNMKIPSMLNIGMCVMDVVFNYIFIYILDLGVMGAAMGTGLAELITAGLMLYFLLIRSNMLRLKGFPGSFRPKSDTIGTAFKIGAPMGLQHMLMGSAYIVSTYIVAPLGTVAIAAHSLAITVESLCYMPGFGIAEAATTLVGQGIGAGQRVLTRSFAHLSVLMGIIVMTLMGITMWIFAPELMTIMSPIDEVIAEGTQVLRIEAWAEPLFAAAIVCNGIFVGAGDTLKPAIMSLLSMWGVRLTLAWYLARDYGLKGVWMAMATELTFRGLIFLGRLFFGKWNQKLITNSKQS
- a CDS encoding aminoacyl-histidine dipeptidase translates to MNDIQNLKPQCIWKNFYALTQVPRPSGHLEKIQQFLLDFGKKCGVYAVKDPAGNIHFRKAATPGYENKKGVILQAHMDMVPQKTPESTHNFETDPIQPWIDGEWVKATGTTLGADNGLGVAAIMAIMEDKTLKHGPIDALITRDEETGMFGANELPEGELQGDILMNLDSEHWGKFVIGSAGGIDVTATLDYKEVDTDPEDAAVRLTVKNLRGGHSGLEIHEGRGNANKLMVQMVREAIEELDARLAVWHGGNMRNAIPFKAETILTLPKENIAALKELAEDWKETFNDEFKLIEPQGIEVIVEEVETPKTEIPVEIQDNIVDAIYACHDGVIRYIPAYPNVVETSSNLAIIDIEGGKAAIKILARSSREDMKDYIVKTLESCFSMAGMKVETAGSYGGWDPNPDSEILHLLLKEYKELFGEDGIIQVDHAGLECSVILGKYPWLDVVSLGPTMKSPHTTTERALIKTVEPFWTLLKKTLEDVPEK
- a CDS encoding magnesium transporter CorA family protein, whose translation is MKTYWNTQEGLSQLTEWQPNCWIQVTCPTEDDQRELEKQFGIPDYFISDISDTDERARYEYDDGWMLIILRIPYVKEVRSRTPYTTVPLGIIHKRDVTITVCYYETNMMIDFVSYQQKRGLGFTDHVDMIFRLFLSSAVWYLKRLKQINSLIDKAKRNLDQDVNNESLIGLSRLQDSLTYFQTSIRGNETLLSKLKFKLQIDELDADLIEDVNIEMAQARETTSIYSNILESTMDTYQSIINNNMNTVMRTLTSVTIIMMFPTLIASLFGMNLVNGMEANNYGFVFALIISVGVSGAAWWFFRHKRLI
- the rsmA gene encoding 16S rRNA (adenine(1518)-N(6)/adenine(1519)-N(6))-dimethyltransferase RsmA — encoded protein: MKQVRPKKNLGQHFLTDLSIAKRIADTVDACPDIPVLEVGPGMGVMTQYLVTKPRSFKVVEIDRESVAYLKNTLFKEQGVESEEQEKPIIEGDFLRMDLREVFGGQQFVLTGNYPYDISSQIFFKMLDNRDLIPCCTGMIQHEVAVRMASQPGNKQYGILSVLIQAWYDVEYLFTVEPGVFNPPPKVQSAVIRMTRNKVQKLGCDEELFKRVVKTAFNQRRKMLRVSLRQILQSEAIQMIADSMFSTLRPEQLSIQQFVELTNLVEKALCANTIA
- a CDS encoding helix-turn-helix transcriptional regulator, which codes for MQQAVVHDLCKGTFILLLIPVFVMGSRHMKQYEKLLSNTYADLEGKTLKNIHYLLIVFIVSSIFSIAFMLIGRHHFANSIWLLIIPSTIFSFILFAVGMIGHHQTFCIEDVEKDESRAGEETDELPTTVELRERIEQLMEKEQLYRHPNLKIVDLVQRLGTNRNYVYIAINHEMGVSFTEYVNRMRIEYATMLINQHPGKSLTEVAEQAGFSSASSFYRNFRQFKGMGPREYQNNLNQ